In Parvularculales bacterium, one DNA window encodes the following:
- a CDS encoding UDP-N-acetylmuramoyl-L-alanyl-D-glutamate--2,6-diaminopimelate ligase, translating to MTLRGLVNTDDSVVASLAEKTITGLTADSREVQPGWLFAALPGEHNNGLQFIGEAIGRGASAILAPLDTHLPEDATKVALIIDDNPRRRLSLMAARFYESQPDVVVAVTGTNGKTSVVSFVNALWRALGITGASIGTLGVEGGMEGASKPTLTTPDSVSMHRMLSRLARAGVSHVALEASSHGLAQYRLDGVRLAAAVFTNLSRDHMDYHGDVSSYKNSKLRLFNELLPKGGLAVLNGAVDDYPDFDSLCRKRGHRILTVGGKGGSFYLADVDPYSEGQRLTLIYEGQCYRANLPLVGEFQAINALMAAALVIGLGVDPALVFEALSTLESVPGRMEEVGRTTENAPVYVDYAHTPDALSHVLRAVRAHVGGQLLLVFGCGGDRDRGKRAEMGEVASRLADKVWVTDDNPRTEDAAAIRAAVLAACPDADERDDRAIAIAEAIRALTPHDALIIAGKGHETGQVIGDQVIEFCDREVARSVLVGAKP from the coding sequence GTGACACTTAGAGGATTGGTGAATACAGATGATTCTGTGGTTGCGTCATTGGCAGAAAAAACCATCACGGGTCTGACAGCAGATAGTCGAGAGGTGCAACCGGGATGGTTATTTGCAGCTTTACCGGGAGAGCATAACAATGGCCTTCAATTTATTGGGGAGGCCATAGGGCGGGGAGCTAGTGCCATTCTAGCACCGCTGGATACGCATCTGCCAGAAGATGCCACAAAGGTTGCTCTCATTATAGACGATAATCCACGCCGCCGCCTATCTCTCATGGCAGCGCGTTTTTATGAGTCTCAGCCCGACGTGGTAGTAGCCGTTACCGGTACCAATGGTAAGACATCAGTGGTTTCTTTTGTCAATGCTTTGTGGCGAGCGTTGGGCATTACAGGGGCTAGTATTGGTACGTTGGGAGTTGAGGGGGGAATGGAGGGTGCAAGCAAGCCAACCCTAACGACGCCAGACTCTGTGAGCATGCATAGGATGTTGAGTAGGTTGGCCAGAGCCGGTGTTTCTCACGTAGCGCTGGAGGCATCCAGTCATGGTCTAGCGCAGTATCGTTTGGATGGTGTGCGGTTGGCGGCGGCAGTGTTTACCAATTTAAGTCGCGATCATATGGATTATCACGGAGATGTTAGTTCTTACAAAAATTCTAAATTGCGTTTGTTCAATGAATTGTTGCCTAAGGGTGGGCTTGCGGTTTTGAATGGTGCTGTAGATGATTATCCTGATTTTGACTCTCTGTGCCGTAAACGTGGTCATCGCATTCTAACTGTTGGCGGAAAAGGGGGCAGTTTTTACCTTGCAGACGTTGACCCTTATTCTGAAGGGCAACGTCTGACGCTTATTTATGAGGGGCAGTGTTATAGGGCTAACCTGCCTTTGGTAGGGGAGTTTCAAGCTATTAATGCACTCATGGCTGCCGCTTTGGTAATAGGGCTTGGAGTAGACCCTGCATTGGTGTTTGAAGCTTTGTCGACTCTTGAAAGTGTGCCGGGTCGTATGGAGGAAGTAGGTCGTACAACTGAAAACGCGCCGGTTTATGTGGATTATGCGCACACCCCCGATGCTTTATCGCATGTGTTGCGGGCTGTTCGAGCACATGTTGGGGGGCAGTTGTTATTGGTGTTTGGATGCGGTGGAGATAGAGATCGTGGCAAGCGGGCAGAGATGGGAGAGGTAGCTTCTCGTCTTGCTGATAAGGTTTGGGTTACGGATGATAATCCCCGCACAGAAGATGCAGCAGCTATTCGGGCAGCTGTTTTAGCGGCTTGTCCTGATGCTGATGAGCGAGATGATCGTGCGATAGCCATTGCGGAGGCTATTAGAGCATTGACTCCTCATGATGCGTTAATTATTGCGGGTAAGGGTCATGAAACGGGTCAGGTTATTGGCGATCAGGTAATAGAGTTTTGTGACCGTGAGGTTGCACGCTCTGTTTTAGTGGGGGCAAAGCCATGA
- a CDS encoding UDP-N-acetylmuramoylalanyl-D-glutamyl-2,6-diaminopimelate--D-alanyl-D-alanine ligase encodes MTLWTAADAMAAIGGTGPLGWRAEGISIDTRTLVEGDLFVALEGPNFDGHDFLPNAFAAGAVAAVVSRADRAESGALIQVEDTLQALGDLGRAARQRTQARILAITGSVGKTGAVQALVSALEVQGVAHASAHSYNNHWGVPLSLARMASGSNYGLFEIGMNHAGEIGPLSHMVSPHVALITNVEAAHLAAFNSIEEVAAAKAEIFSGLQAGGTAVINRDNAHYEQLREAADAEGVDHFITFGGASDADVRLLKMGLHGECSCVRVDVMGERITYKLGAPGRYLVMNSLGWLACLKALGADLTRAALQWAGMRIFAGRGLHYIVDSVSGRFTLVDESYNANPASMVAAIETLGRARVSRQAKRIAVLGDMMELGATADDWHRRLAPTIEQANVDLVFTCGPHMRNLYEALPSRYRGGHGVDATALVPIVQSVVGAGDVVMVKGSHDSRMSIVVQSLRSLEGGALLFSGDISPATTNTATNGSV; translated from the coding sequence ATGACCTTGTGGACTGCGGCTGATGCAATGGCGGCCATTGGTGGTACGGGGCCTTTGGGATGGCGGGCGGAGGGAATTTCCATTGATACGCGCACTCTAGTAGAAGGGGATTTGTTCGTTGCTCTTGAAGGTCCTAATTTTGACGGTCATGATTTTCTTCCGAATGCTTTTGCGGCGGGTGCGGTCGCAGCAGTGGTATCGCGTGCAGACAGGGCAGAATCCGGCGCTCTGATTCAAGTGGAGGATACGTTGCAGGCGCTTGGAGATTTAGGACGCGCTGCTAGGCAACGCACACAAGCGCGTATTCTTGCTATTACGGGCAGTGTTGGCAAAACCGGCGCGGTACAGGCGCTTGTTAGCGCTCTGGAAGTTCAGGGTGTGGCTCATGCTTCTGCGCATTCCTATAACAACCATTGGGGTGTGCCGTTAAGTCTGGCGCGTATGGCCTCCGGTAGTAACTATGGCCTGTTTGAGATTGGCATGAACCATGCTGGAGAAATTGGACCTCTTTCGCACATGGTTTCGCCTCATGTAGCGCTGATTACCAATGTAGAAGCAGCGCATCTGGCTGCATTCAATAGTATAGAAGAGGTAGCGGCTGCTAAAGCAGAAATTTTTAGTGGTCTGCAAGCGGGCGGGACTGCCGTTATCAATCGGGACAATGCCCATTATGAGCAACTGAGGGAAGCGGCCGATGCAGAGGGAGTTGATCACTTTATTACATTTGGTGGGGCTTCTGATGCTGACGTGCGACTTCTTAAGATGGGCCTTCACGGAGAGTGTTCTTGTGTGAGAGTTGATGTGATGGGGGAAAGAATCACTTATAAGCTGGGCGCGCCAGGGCGTTATCTTGTTATGAATAGTCTGGGATGGTTGGCATGTTTGAAGGCTCTTGGGGCTGATCTTACACGGGCAGCGTTGCAGTGGGCGGGTATGAGAATCTTTGCGGGGCGGGGACTTCATTACATTGTAGACAGCGTGAGCGGACGGTTCACTTTGGTGGATGAAAGTTACAACGCTAATCCGGCTTCCATGGTAGCAGCCATTGAAACGTTGGGCAGAGCACGTGTTTCACGTCAAGCAAAGCGAATTGCAGTACTGGGGGACATGATGGAGTTGGGTGCAACTGCCGATGACTGGCATCGTCGGCTGGCTCCCACCATTGAACAAGCCAATGTTGATTTAGTGTTCACCTGTGGGCCGCACATGAGAAATCTTTATGAGGCATTGCCTTCTCGTTATAGGGGGGGGCATGGTGTTGATGCTACTGCTCTCGTTCCTATAGTTCAAAGCGTTGTGGGGGCGGGTGATGTAGTGATGGTTAAGGGGTCTCATGACTCTCGTATGTCTATTGTCGTTCAGTCTCTTCGTTCCCTTGAGGGCGGCGCTTTGTTGTTTTCCGGTGATATAAGCCCAGCTACAACCAATACTGCAACGAACGGGAGCGTATAG
- the mraY gene encoding phospho-N-acetylmuramoyl-pentapeptide-transferase, whose amino-acid sequence MLYTLFIEVLFDVSGANLFRYITFRAAGALMTALLISLLAGPSIIRWLARQQGEGQPVRGDGPKSHLISKKGTPTMGGLLILMALVISTLLWADIRNPYVQIVLMVTVGFGMVGFADDMRQLMRRSSVGLPGWIKLGLEGIIALVGVYLLTLHAPVGLTDTIAVPFFKSVLIPLGGGFLLFGVFVIVGASNAVNLTDGLDGLAIVLVMIATATFGIIAYLAGNAQFAQYLNLHAMPGTGELTVFCGALVGSGLGFLWYNAPPAMVFMGDTGSLSLGGALGAISIATKHELVLAVVGGIFVLEAISVIVQVVSFKLTGRRVFLMAPVHHHFEEKGWVESTIVIRFWIIALVLALIGLSTLKLR is encoded by the coding sequence ATGCTGTATACCCTGTTCATTGAAGTTTTGTTTGATGTTAGTGGCGCGAATTTATTTCGCTACATTACCTTCCGCGCAGCAGGCGCACTTATGACAGCACTGCTTATTAGCCTGCTCGCAGGACCCTCCATCATACGGTGGCTTGCCAGGCAACAAGGCGAAGGCCAGCCGGTACGAGGTGATGGTCCCAAAAGCCATTTGATTTCTAAAAAAGGCACTCCTACCATGGGTGGTTTGCTCATTCTTATGGCGTTGGTAATCTCTACGTTGCTTTGGGCGGATATTCGCAATCCATACGTCCAGATCGTTTTAATGGTAACGGTTGGTTTTGGCATGGTTGGCTTTGCAGATGATATGCGCCAACTGATGCGCCGGTCTTCGGTTGGTTTGCCGGGTTGGATCAAACTGGGGTTAGAGGGAATTATTGCGCTGGTGGGCGTTTATCTACTGACTCTCCATGCGCCAGTAGGCTTAACAGATACGATTGCCGTTCCTTTTTTCAAATCTGTGCTTATTCCTTTAGGGGGTGGGTTTTTGCTGTTCGGTGTGTTTGTGATTGTGGGTGCTTCCAATGCAGTAAATTTGACAGATGGGTTGGACGGCCTTGCTATTGTACTGGTGATGATTGCAACAGCGACGTTCGGCATTATTGCCTATCTCGCCGGTAATGCACAGTTTGCACAATATCTTAATCTCCATGCCATGCCTGGCACGGGCGAGTTAACAGTGTTTTGCGGAGCACTTGTCGGATCTGGCTTAGGGTTCCTCTGGTACAATGCTCCGCCCGCCATGGTGTTTATGGGAGACACGGGTTCATTGTCTTTGGGCGGAGCGCTTGGGGCTATCAGCATCGCCACCAAACATGAATTGGTATTAGCTGTTGTAGGGGGAATTTTTGTTTTGGAGGCCATTTCAGTCATTGTGCAGGTAGTATCTTTCAAACTAACGGGACGACGGGTTTTTCTCATGGCTCCTGTTCATCATCATTTTGAAGAAAAGGGCTGGGTGGAATCGACGATTGTTATCCGCTTTTGGATTATCGCACTTGTCCTAGCGCTTATCGGCCTTTCCACGTTGAAGTTGAGATAG
- the murD gene encoding UDP-N-acetylmuramoyl-L-alanine--D-glutamate ligase, with amino-acid sequence MIAVTEYKGETVAVLGLGRSGLATAKALDAGGAQVIAWDDDPARCDDGVAEGFVIADPETSLWRGAKAMMPSPGIMPTHSALEAARACNMDIVGDIALFCRAVRTTPFVRLVAITGTNGKSTTTALVNHILQKAGVLVEMGGNIGVPALQLSPPKPEKVYVLEVSSFQLETAGDLAVNIAVLLNISPDHLERHHTLDSYAGLKARIFAGQSEGDVSIIGVDDLHGRKLMNELKDRTPVKLVPLSISHDCEGGLYVRNGVLFDAMKASAQAVADLKTTRVLSGPHNWQNAAAAYGIARSLGVEKTSIVGAFSDFSGLPHRMEMVAERDGVRFVNDSKATNAAATAQALATYDRIFWIAGGVTKQYDAGVEALPLENLVRAYLIGEAAADFAHQLGDKVDHGCYDSLADAIRVAAHDAWMEARSGRGVVVVLLSPACASYDQFSNFEVRGEVFRAVVQDVMERMPS; translated from the coding sequence ATGATTGCCGTCACAGAGTACAAAGGAGAAACCGTAGCAGTGTTGGGGCTTGGGCGTTCGGGTCTGGCTACAGCAAAAGCGCTTGATGCGGGCGGAGCGCAAGTTATTGCTTGGGATGATGATCCGGCTCGGTGTGATGATGGTGTGGCGGAAGGGTTTGTTATTGCCGACCCAGAAACATCTCTGTGGCGTGGGGCTAAAGCTATGATGCCTAGTCCCGGTATTATGCCCACTCACAGTGCTTTGGAAGCAGCTCGTGCGTGCAACATGGATATCGTTGGCGATATTGCATTGTTCTGTCGCGCAGTGAGAACAACACCTTTCGTGAGGTTGGTTGCTATTACTGGCACTAACGGTAAGTCTACTACCACCGCTCTGGTTAATCACATTTTGCAAAAAGCGGGTGTGTTAGTTGAGATGGGCGGCAATATTGGTGTGCCAGCGTTGCAACTCTCTCCGCCCAAACCTGAGAAAGTTTATGTATTGGAGGTTTCCTCTTTTCAGCTAGAAACGGCGGGTGATTTAGCTGTTAATATTGCTGTCTTGTTGAACATATCTCCGGATCATCTGGAGCGTCATCATACGTTGGATTCTTATGCTGGTTTGAAGGCGCGTATTTTTGCCGGACAGAGTGAGGGTGATGTCTCTATTATTGGTGTAGACGACCTCCATGGGCGTAAGTTGATGAATGAGTTAAAGGATAGAACGCCAGTTAAACTTGTTCCACTTTCTATAAGTCACGATTGCGAGGGTGGCCTCTATGTAAGGAATGGTGTTTTGTTTGATGCAATGAAGGCTTCTGCGCAGGCAGTCGCGGACCTCAAAACCACAAGGGTGTTGTCAGGGCCTCATAATTGGCAAAACGCTGCTGCTGCTTATGGTATTGCCCGTAGCCTTGGTGTTGAGAAGACATCTATTGTAGGGGCTTTTTCTGATTTCTCTGGATTACCTCACCGCATGGAGATGGTTGCCGAACGAGATGGTGTGCGTTTTGTTAACGATAGTAAAGCTACCAATGCGGCAGCAACAGCTCAGGCCTTAGCAACTTATGATCGTATTTTCTGGATTGCAGGGGGTGTTACCAAGCAGTATGACGCAGGCGTGGAGGCTTTACCTCTTGAGAACCTAGTGCGGGCATATTTGATTGGTGAGGCAGCGGCAGACTTTGCGCACCAACTTGGCGATAAGGTTGATCATGGGTGTTATGATTCTCTAGCGGATGCAATACGAGTGGCAGCTCATGATGCGTGGATGGAGGCGCGTTCTGGCCGAGGTGTTGTTGTTGTGCTGTTATCGCCTGCCTGTGCTTCTTACGATCAGTTTTCCAATTTTGAGGTACGAGGGGAGGTGTTTCGGGCGGTGGTTCAGGATGTGATGGAGAGGATGCCCTCATGA
- a CDS encoding putative peptidoglycan glycosyltransferase FtsW — MMTINRTDQSLIGEWWWTIDRWALAAVLALISIGAVLILAASPGVAVRLRLDPFHFIYRQFVFLVPALVVLIGSSLLTPRQVFRVSAILFVVSYVLMVMTLIIGPDVNGSTRWLSLGGLSIQPSEFMKPSLTVLIAWLLTEGSSDYGGSRNSAPTLYSKSISTALVGVVVIVLALQPDFGQAVLLLALWGGLLFVAGLPMIWVGGLGLGAMAFAGGAYLWMPHVTSRIDLFLYPEQRDNYQIDQALEAFRAGGFTGRGPGEGQVKAILPDAHTDYIFAVAVEEYGFIAGALIIVLFAFIVLRSLLRSMKESDRFAQFSGSALVGLFGAQALFNLGVNLNVLPSKGMTLPFISYGGSSLLALSLTMGMALALTRRRPGCAYAIVLSCPLRESS, encoded by the coding sequence ATGATGACGATAAACCGCACAGACCAAAGTTTAATTGGTGAGTGGTGGTGGACCATAGACCGTTGGGCGTTAGCCGCTGTGTTAGCCTTGATATCTATCGGTGCTGTTCTTATTTTGGCGGCAAGCCCAGGGGTCGCTGTGCGATTACGCCTTGACCCATTCCATTTTATTTACCGCCAGTTTGTTTTTCTGGTTCCTGCTCTTGTAGTATTGATAGGATCTTCACTTTTAACGCCAAGACAGGTTTTTCGTGTAAGCGCTATACTTTTTGTTGTGAGCTACGTTCTTATGGTGATGACACTTATCATTGGGCCTGATGTCAATGGATCTACCCGTTGGCTTTCCCTTGGGGGGTTGTCGATTCAACCCTCAGAGTTCATGAAGCCATCTCTAACGGTGCTTATAGCTTGGTTATTGACAGAAGGTTCATCCGATTATGGGGGTAGCAGAAATTCTGCGCCCACCTTATACAGTAAATCTATTTCTACAGCCTTGGTTGGTGTGGTGGTTATTGTTTTAGCATTGCAGCCTGATTTTGGTCAGGCTGTGTTGTTATTAGCACTTTGGGGTGGTCTGCTTTTTGTTGCAGGCTTACCTATGATATGGGTCGGGGGGCTTGGGTTGGGAGCGATGGCTTTTGCGGGAGGAGCTTATCTGTGGATGCCTCATGTAACAAGCCGCATTGACCTTTTTCTTTATCCAGAGCAAAGAGATAATTATCAGATAGACCAAGCATTAGAGGCCTTTCGTGCTGGAGGCTTTACTGGGCGTGGACCAGGTGAAGGGCAAGTTAAGGCCATCTTGCCGGATGCTCATACCGATTACATCTTTGCTGTGGCTGTAGAAGAATATGGTTTTATCGCTGGAGCGCTGATTATTGTCCTGTTTGCTTTCATTGTGTTGCGCAGTTTGTTGCGTAGTATGAAGGAGAGTGATCGTTTTGCTCAATTTTCTGGCTCTGCCCTTGTGGGTCTGTTCGGGGCGCAAGCTCTATTTAATCTAGGCGTTAATCTCAATGTGTTGCCATCTAAAGGTATGACTTTACCGTTTATTTCTTATGGTGGGTCATCTTTGTTAGCATTGTCGCTGACTATGGGTATGGCGTTGGCATTAACTCGTCGCCGTCCGGGGTGTGCATATGCGATTGTTCTTTCGTGCCCATTGAGAGAGTCTTCATGA
- the murG gene encoding undecaprenyldiphospho-muramoylpentapeptide beta-N-acetylglucosaminyltransferase: protein MKSRFYSKDQRLVAIATGGTGGHLFPGLALAEELGRRGYGVVLMTDERMATIAHSSFEVGDIYVLPSATFSGRRNIMLLVAFCNILRGVWRSWKIIRQLRPAVVVGFGGYPSLPPLVAAWLRRVPFCLHEQNAVMGRVNRFMAFGASGVAAGFSEPIGFKAAIRKRLTITGNPVRSVVQKYASSPYQVSQGSDPFRLLVVGGSQGARLLDDVMPCACANLPLALKARMRITQQCRPENTLRVRNAYKEAGISAIVEDFYNDLPKRMMESHLIIARAGASCVSELAVIGRPSVLTPLAGTLDGDQVANAQYLSHVGAAWVIPQESFTPEAVSTLLVELATTPGQLEKVADAALQEGRPNAVCLLADLVEELCGNKGRKRHSGRQDSSSQNFIEFLAIMLKYRSWRGQIS from the coding sequence ATGAAGTCACGATTTTATAGTAAAGATCAACGTCTGGTGGCTATTGCTACCGGTGGCACTGGCGGACATTTGTTTCCAGGACTAGCGTTAGCAGAAGAATTAGGCCGTCGAGGGTATGGTGTTGTCTTAATGACAGATGAACGCATGGCTACGATTGCTCATAGTTCTTTTGAGGTAGGCGATATTTACGTCCTGCCTAGTGCCACGTTTTCAGGGCGACGTAACATCATGCTACTTGTAGCTTTTTGCAATATTCTACGCGGAGTATGGCGCTCATGGAAGATTATAAGGCAACTACGTCCGGCTGTTGTTGTTGGTTTTGGAGGTTATCCAAGTTTACCCCCGCTTGTGGCAGCGTGGTTGAGACGGGTTCCGTTTTGCCTTCATGAGCAAAACGCTGTTATGGGACGTGTGAACAGGTTTATGGCTTTTGGTGCTTCTGGTGTGGCCGCAGGATTTAGTGAGCCAATCGGGTTTAAAGCGGCGATACGCAAACGTTTAACGATAACCGGTAATCCAGTGCGGAGCGTTGTGCAGAAGTATGCGTCTTCACCTTATCAAGTTTCACAAGGATCCGACCCCTTCCGACTTTTAGTTGTTGGAGGTAGTCAGGGTGCGCGGTTGCTGGATGATGTAATGCCTTGCGCCTGTGCTAATTTGCCACTAGCTCTGAAGGCACGTATGCGGATTACTCAGCAATGTCGTCCAGAAAATACGTTAAGGGTGCGGAACGCCTATAAAGAGGCGGGGATTTCGGCCATTGTAGAGGATTTTTACAACGACTTACCGAAGAGGATGATGGAATCTCATCTTATTATTGCACGCGCGGGGGCTTCTTGTGTGAGTGAGTTAGCGGTCATAGGTCGTCCGTCTGTTTTAACACCCCTTGCGGGCACGTTGGACGGTGATCAAGTGGCAAACGCTCAATATCTTAGTCACGTTGGCGCTGCTTGGGTGATACCACAGGAGTCATTTACCCCTGAAGCTGTATCAACTCTGCTAGTAGAATTAGCTACAACGCCGGGTCAACTAGAAAAAGTTGCTGATGCGGCTTTGCAGGAAGGACGTCCTAATGCGGTATGCTTATTGGCTGATTTGGTAGAAGAATTATGCGGTAACAAAGGACGCAAGCGACACTCAGGGCGACAGGACTCATCATCTCAAAACTTTATAGAATTCCTCGCCATAATGCTGAAATACCGGAGTTGGAGAGGTCAAATCTCGTGA
- the murC gene encoding UDP-N-acetylmuramate--L-alanine ligase encodes MTALSVDIGVIHFVGIGGVGMSGIAEVMHNLGYQVQGSDISENTNVKRLRGLGVPVEVRHHEDNIKNANAVVVSSAVQTDNPELVASRAYGIPVVRRAEMLAELMRLKSSVAIAGTHGKTTTTALVAAILDAAGFDPTMINGGIVNAYGATGRLGAGGWIVVEADESDGTFMRLPATVAVVTNLDPEHLDHYGDFNALKESFHIFLENIPFYGFAVLCIDHPDVQALAGRIRDRRVITYGMNTQADVRTSSMHYEKNGVVFDVTLTGKRDSAEQTLKDFYLPMPGRHNMLNALAAIAVSLNLGVDSNVIRQGLSNFSGIHRRFTLVDTWNGVRIYDDYGHHPAEISVVLKAAREMTKGRLVAVVQPHRYSRLQALFDDFCVSLSEADRVIVTPVYAAGEAPQEGITHEALASSLMARGHRGASVLDNHEDLASALADYLQSDDTVVCLGAGNITDWAHALPAALETFFCQAGRVA; translated from the coding sequence GTGACAGCTCTTTCTGTAGATATAGGTGTTATTCATTTTGTTGGCATTGGTGGTGTTGGCATGAGCGGTATTGCAGAAGTTATGCATAATCTGGGCTATCAGGTGCAGGGCAGTGATATTAGCGAAAACACCAATGTGAAGCGCTTGCGGGGATTGGGTGTTCCTGTTGAGGTGCGGCACCATGAAGACAATATAAAAAACGCGAACGCTGTCGTTGTATCCTCCGCGGTGCAGACAGATAACCCAGAACTTGTGGCGTCTCGCGCTTATGGGATACCGGTTGTGCGTCGTGCAGAAATGTTGGCAGAGTTGATGCGTCTTAAGTCTAGCGTTGCAATTGCAGGCACTCACGGTAAAACCACCACTACGGCTTTGGTAGCTGCCATTTTGGATGCAGCGGGATTTGATCCAACCATGATTAACGGCGGCATTGTTAATGCGTATGGAGCAACGGGTCGGTTGGGGGCCGGGGGTTGGATTGTGGTAGAAGCAGATGAGTCTGATGGCACTTTTATGCGCTTGCCCGCAACAGTTGCTGTGGTGACCAATCTTGATCCAGAGCATTTGGATCATTATGGAGATTTCAATGCTCTAAAAGAGTCGTTTCATATATTTTTGGAAAACATTCCATTTTATGGGTTTGCGGTTTTGTGTATAGATCATCCTGATGTGCAAGCGCTGGCGGGGCGTATCCGGGACCGTCGGGTGATTACGTATGGCATGAACACGCAGGCCGATGTGCGAACTTCCAGTATGCACTATGAGAAAAACGGTGTGGTTTTTGACGTAACACTCACTGGAAAACGGGATTCGGCAGAACAAACGCTGAAAGATTTTTATCTGCCTATGCCTGGTAGGCATAACATGTTGAACGCTTTGGCAGCCATTGCGGTTTCTCTTAATTTGGGGGTGGATAGCAATGTTATTCGTCAGGGATTATCAAATTTTTCCGGTATACACCGGCGTTTTACTCTTGTGGATACATGGAATGGTGTACGGATTTATGACGACTACGGTCACCACCCGGCAGAAATCTCTGTTGTTCTCAAGGCTGCTCGTGAGATGACAAAAGGACGGCTCGTAGCAGTCGTGCAACCCCATCGGTATAGTCGTTTGCAGGCTCTTTTTGATGATTTCTGTGTCTCGCTGAGCGAAGCCGATAGAGTCATTGTTACACCTGTTTATGCTGCTGGTGAAGCACCACAGGAAGGCATCACTCATGAGGCCTTGGCGAGCAGTTTGATGGCGCGTGGTCATCGTGGGGCAAGCGTTTTAGATAATCATGAAGATTTAGCGTCAGCGCTGGCAGATTATTTGCAGTCAGACGATACAGTTGTTTGCCTAGGAGCTGGCAACATCACCGACTGGGCGCATGCATTGCCGGCGGCTCTTGAGACCTTTTTCTGCCAAGCAGGGAGGGTAGCATAA
- the murB gene encoding UDP-N-acetylmuramate dehydrogenase, translating into MSQISISASSYPNVALSIPQTRGHLKRNADLAPVTWFRVGGAADFLFVPADGDDLAAFFQELPQDIPVMMMGVGSNLLVRDGGVRGVVVRPGAGLGSVTVEPNHKIRVGVGALDSAVARAALEVEISGFEFLRGIPGSIGGALAMNAGCYGSEISERIVEVTALDRQGTYHNLNPANMGFSYRYTAAADKGLFFVEALLQGASGNRESITATMIKITESREVSQPMRTRTGGSTFKNPPKAVSGGRKAWQLIDAAGGRGLSYGNALVSTQHCNFLINQGEATATELETLGNMVRERVLENSGVNLQWEIRRIGEAVS; encoded by the coding sequence ATGAGTCAGATATCTATTAGTGCATCTTCGTATCCAAATGTGGCGCTATCTATACCGCAAACGCGGGGACACCTCAAGAGAAATGCAGACCTTGCTCCCGTTACATGGTTTCGGGTGGGGGGTGCTGCTGACTTTTTATTTGTTCCGGCAGATGGCGATGATTTAGCGGCCTTTTTTCAGGAACTGCCACAAGACATCCCGGTCATGATGATGGGGGTTGGGTCAAATCTTTTAGTGCGGGATGGTGGTGTTCGCGGCGTGGTAGTGCGGCCTGGTGCAGGTTTGGGGAGTGTTACTGTTGAGCCTAACCACAAAATAAGAGTTGGTGTCGGAGCTCTAGATAGTGCGGTGGCGCGGGCGGCTTTGGAGGTAGAAATTAGCGGGTTTGAATTTTTACGTGGTATTCCTGGGTCAATAGGTGGTGCATTGGCTATGAATGCCGGTTGTTATGGCTCTGAGATTAGTGAGAGAATTGTAGAAGTTACGGCATTAGATCGTCAGGGGACGTATCATAACCTGAATCCAGCGAATATGGGCTTTTCTTATCGCTATACGGCAGCAGCAGATAAAGGCCTCTTCTTTGTGGAGGCATTATTGCAGGGGGCATCAGGTAATCGGGAGTCTATTACCGCTACGATGATAAAAATCACAGAATCCAGAGAAGTATCTCAACCCATGCGCACTCGAACCGGAGGTAGTACATTTAAAAATCCCCCAAAGGCTGTATCTGGTGGGCGCAAAGCTTGGCAGTTAATTGATGCGGCAGGCGGTCGAGGGTTATCTTATGGCAATGCGCTTGTTTCTACACAGCATTGTAATTTTCTCATCAATCAAGGAGAGGCCACCGCGACAGAATTGGAAACCCTAGGTAATATGGTGCGGGAGCGTGTTCTTGAAAACAGTGGCGTTAATCTGCAATGGGAAATTCGGCGAATTGGGGAGGCCGTCTCGTGA